The following are encoded in a window of Jeotgalibacillus aurantiacus genomic DNA:
- a CDS encoding EAL domain-containing protein: protein MHNMKSDPYYLFHFFSKLYKMVFLMEVDELGYRYVEVTEEAKTLSSLPDDWKNKYIQDMYEPWIANPLIGQYDFAVSTKEPVFFSDKMNKPSNVSEFAASVLLPIEDLQEQVRYILCLTNDLTDDTASKLLSAIENIDSLTGLPNLIKVKSTLTEMQERDPALQVAILYLNIDRFKFINELLGIEETNMLFKKLARAVSSILPMGSIMGRIDGDEFIITLVGESANKAMEVATGVLDEISTFSYLVNGIPISVTGCIGISHHADELHALIASACTAMVDAKRKGRNNISVYTPNGQLQNHVDEVMIETELARALQNNELNVFYQPKLNPVSGKINFEALVRWYNPKLGVVPPLKFVQLAEKSSLILELTKAVTKKVCQDFEMYPEIFSNTRTAINLSAVIFEPEMIDEAVLDILKQYSISPEAIEIEITESMLMTDPAGGMETIHYLQESGFTVVIDDFGVSYSSLNYLKMFALDGIKIDRSFIKQITETEGKKDIDIVHFIIQLAKKLNMKVTAEGVETKQQFDLLTGLGCNEIQGYFLSKPVPAEQLEDMLNTVHKSISLKRTPDEWVASLQAAVTIDTAEKERLHALYDLNILDTPSEETFERITRTVRDAFHVPITFISFIDDERQWFKSCIGLPEPVMAAREVPRDQTICDKVIRSGEPLIIDDMFYSEDPSIQILAKEAGLHFYAGIPIKQDGQVIGTFCIADFHPRRLSDEQIARLHDYTAWIDTELKLRIKTVAN, encoded by the coding sequence ATGCATAACATGAAATCGGACCCTTACTACTTATTTCACTTTTTCTCCAAGCTATATAAAATGGTATTTCTGATGGAAGTGGACGAACTGGGGTACCGATATGTGGAAGTAACAGAAGAAGCAAAAACGCTCTCTTCACTTCCTGATGATTGGAAAAACAAATATATTCAGGATATGTATGAGCCCTGGATTGCCAATCCGCTGATTGGTCAATACGATTTTGCTGTCTCAACAAAAGAACCTGTCTTCTTTTCAGATAAGATGAATAAACCCTCTAATGTATCAGAGTTTGCAGCATCCGTTCTTTTGCCAATTGAAGATCTGCAAGAGCAGGTGCGGTATATTTTGTGCCTGACGAATGACCTGACCGATGACACTGCTTCAAAGCTGTTATCTGCCATTGAAAATATAGATTCCCTTACAGGACTTCCTAACCTCATAAAAGTCAAATCAACACTTACAGAGATGCAGGAACGCGATCCTGCTCTTCAGGTCGCCATCCTTTATTTAAATATAGACAGATTCAAATTTATCAATGAGTTGCTTGGAATTGAAGAAACCAACATGCTTTTTAAAAAGCTTGCCAGAGCAGTTTCGTCTATTTTACCTATGGGCTCAATAATGGGGCGGATTGATGGAGATGAATTCATTATCACCCTTGTTGGTGAATCGGCCAATAAGGCAATGGAGGTTGCCACAGGTGTATTAGATGAAATTTCAACCTTTTCATATTTGGTGAACGGTATTCCAATCTCTGTAACCGGATGTATCGGGATAAGTCACCATGCTGACGAATTACACGCGCTGATTGCAAGTGCATGTACAGCCATGGTCGATGCGAAACGAAAAGGCAGAAATAACATCTCCGTCTATACACCAAATGGACAGCTACAGAACCATGTGGATGAAGTCATGATTGAAACTGAATTAGCCAGAGCTCTCCAAAATAATGAACTGAACGTCTTCTATCAGCCCAAGCTGAATCCGGTAAGTGGCAAGATCAATTTCGAGGCACTGGTGCGTTGGTACAACCCTAAGCTTGGCGTGGTTCCACCATTAAAATTTGTACAACTGGCTGAAAAAAGCTCTCTGATACTTGAACTGACCAAAGCCGTTACGAAAAAAGTGTGTCAGGATTTCGAGATGTATCCTGAGATTTTCAGCAATACAAGAACCGCCATTAATTTATCTGCCGTGATTTTCGAGCCTGAAATGATTGACGAAGCGGTACTCGATATCCTGAAACAGTATTCGATTTCACCGGAAGCAATTGAAATTGAAATCACCGAAAGCATGCTGATGACTGACCCTGCCGGTGGAATGGAGACCATTCACTATTTACAGGAAAGCGGTTTTACCGTAGTGATTGATGATTTTGGCGTAAGCTATTCCTCGTTGAACTACTTAAAAATGTTTGCACTGGATGGCATTAAGATCGACCGGTCCTTTATTAAACAGATCACGGAAACCGAAGGCAAAAAGGATATTGATATCGTTCATTTCATTATTCAGCTTGCTAAAAAACTGAATATGAAAGTGACAGCTGAAGGGGTGGAGACGAAGCAGCAGTTTGATTTACTGACCGGTCTCGGCTGTAATGAAATACAGGGTTATTTTTTAAGTAAACCTGTACCGGCTGAACAGCTTGAAGATATGCTGAATACGGTTCATAAATCAATTAGCCTGAAGCGTACTCCAGATGAGTGGGTTGCCTCTCTTCAGGCAGCCGTAACCATCGATACTGCTGAAAAAGAGCGTCTTCATGCTCTTTACGATCTGAATATTTTAGATACACCATCTGAGGAAACTTTTGAACGGATCACCCGGACAGTCAGGGATGCTTTTCACGTACCCATCACCTTTATTTCTTTTATTGATGATGAGCGGCAATGGTTCAAATCATGCATTGGATTACCCGAGCCTGTCATGGCAGCGAGAGAAGTTCCCAGGGACCAGACAATCTGCGATAAAGTCATTAGAAGCGGTGAACCGTTAATTATTGATGATATGTTCTACAGTGAAGATCCTTCTATTCAGATACTTGCCAAAGAAGCCGGCTTACATTTTTACGCCGGGATCCCGATTAAACAGGACGGACAAGTCATCGGGACCTTCTGTATCGCTGACTTTCATCCGAGAAGGCTGAGCGATGAGCAAATCGCCCGTCTTCATGACTACACCGCCTGGATCGATACAGAATTAAAGCTCAGAATTAAAACAGTAGCGAATTAA
- a CDS encoding NADPH-dependent FMN reductase, whose protein sequence is MKILALSGSLSGSKTYTIIREAAEYAKEKEDVEVELVNLSELTVQFCDGRDPSKYEGETAWLIRQFIEADSFIIGTPIYRGSLTGALKNVFDLIPNDALKGKVIGFVATGGTYHHYLAIEHQLNPLASYFRAHIVPGGVYAHNDHFTSGVLTDEDIHHRLRKLAHSVVTISQSLKDHQTALEQPVIPRQA, encoded by the coding sequence ATGAAGATTCTTGCTTTGTCAGGCAGTTTGTCAGGATCTAAAACGTATACGATTATTCGTGAAGCAGCGGAGTATGCAAAGGAAAAAGAAGACGTTGAAGTTGAACTCGTTAATCTTTCGGAGTTAACGGTTCAGTTTTGCGACGGACGTGACCCATCTAAATACGAAGGGGAAACTGCCTGGCTCATCAGGCAATTTATTGAGGCGGATTCATTCATTATTGGCACACCTATTTATCGAGGTTCACTCACAGGTGCGCTGAAAAATGTATTTGACCTCATTCCAAATGATGCGTTGAAAGGAAAGGTCATTGGGTTTGTTGCAACAGGAGGAACTTATCATCATTATCTTGCGATTGAGCATCAGTTGAATCCGCTGGCGAGCTATTTTAGAGCGCATATTGTTCCGGGTGGTGTTTACGCCCACAATGATCATTTTACGAGCGGCGTGTTGACGGATGAGGATATTCATCACAGACTCCGCAAGCTGGCTCATTCAGTAGTAACGATTAGTCAAAGCCTGAAAGATCATCAGACGGCACTCGAACAGCCGGTGATTCCAAGACAAGCATAG
- the sfnG gene encoding dimethylsulfone monooxygenase SfnG yields the protein MTTLQFAYWVPNVSGGLVVSKLPQRTDWSFEANKRYAQIAEESGYDYALLQTRFFASYGAEYQLEAITLGSALASVTKKLKLISAVHPGLWHPAVYAKMLATLDHISNGRAAVNIVSGWFKQEFIGYGEHWLDHDERYRRSEEFARVLRSLWTEETTTFKGDFYRINDAPLKPKPEQGGNLPIFQGGNSAAAKQMAARVSDYYFMNGNTLEGFQKQIEEVRALAEKEGRTVKFAVNGFAIVRDTEEEAVQLLRDIVSNADTEAVEGFRNAVKEAGQATKEKDGMWANSTFEDLVQYNDGFKTGLIGTAEQVADRIIELKKIGVDLILTGHFHYEEDLERFGREVIPLVKQKEKALFDSGVFV from the coding sequence ATGACAACACTACAATTTGCCTATTGGGTACCCAATGTCAGTGGGGGATTAGTCGTATCAAAACTGCCTCAAAGAACGGATTGGAGCTTTGAAGCCAACAAACGTTATGCACAAATTGCAGAAGAATCGGGATATGATTATGCTCTGTTACAGACCCGTTTTTTCGCAAGCTATGGTGCCGAATATCAACTGGAGGCCATTACGCTTGGTTCTGCGCTTGCATCAGTCACGAAGAAATTAAAGCTGATTTCTGCAGTTCACCCGGGTCTATGGCATCCTGCTGTCTATGCTAAAATGCTAGCCACGCTGGATCACATTAGTAACGGCCGTGCTGCTGTGAATATTGTGAGTGGGTGGTTTAAACAGGAATTTATCGGTTATGGGGAGCACTGGCTGGATCATGATGAGCGATATCGTCGTTCAGAGGAATTTGCCCGCGTACTACGTTCGTTGTGGACAGAGGAAACGACAACCTTTAAAGGCGACTTTTACCGTATTAATGATGCACCGCTTAAACCAAAGCCTGAACAGGGTGGAAACCTGCCTATTTTTCAGGGAGGAAATTCGGCAGCTGCCAAGCAAATGGCTGCACGGGTATCAGATTATTATTTTATGAATGGGAATACACTTGAAGGTTTTCAAAAACAAATCGAAGAAGTAAGAGCACTTGCTGAAAAAGAAGGCAGGACTGTCAAATTTGCTGTCAATGGTTTTGCGATCGTGAGAGATACTGAGGAGGAGGCAGTGCAATTGCTTCGTGATATTGTATCCAATGCAGATACTGAAGCTGTTGAAGGCTTTCGTAACGCAGTAAAAGAAGCGGGGCAGGCGACGAAGGAAAAGGATGGTATGTGGGCAAATTCTACTTTTGAGGATCTCGTACAATACAATGACGGCTTCAAAACAGGTCTGATTGGAACTGCTGAACAGGTGGCAGACCGTATCATTGAACTGAAAAAAATAGGCGTGGATCTCATTTTAACAGGTCATTTTCATTATGAAGAAGACCTGGAGCGCTTTGGACGGGAAGTCATTCCGCTCGTGAAACAGAAGGAGAAAGCACTCTTTGATAGCGGGGTGTTTGTATGA
- a CDS encoding bacteriorhodopsin, which produces METEVNLLVLATQYMFWVGFVGMAAGTLYFLVERNSLAPEYRSTATVAALVTFVAAIHYYYMKDAVGTSGLLSEIDGFPTEIRYIDWLVTTPLLLVKFPLLLGLKGKASRTLLASLIIADIIMIIAGYIGESSINIAGGFTQLGLWSYVIGCIAWLYIIYLLFTNVTKAAMDKPAPIRKALLQMRLFILIGWAIYPIGYAVTLFASGVEVQLVRELIYNFADLINKVGFGLVAFFAVKTMSAVKKSQLS; this is translated from the coding sequence ATGGAAACCGAAGTCAATCTATTGGTTTTGGCGACACAGTACATGTTCTGGGTTGGGTTCGTTGGAATGGCAGCTGGGACGTTATATTTTCTTGTGGAGCGTAATAGTTTGGCACCTGAATACCGGTCAACCGCAACCGTGGCAGCGCTGGTCACATTTGTAGCTGCCATTCACTACTACTACATGAAGGATGCGGTCGGCACGTCAGGTTTGTTATCAGAGATCGATGGTTTTCCAACAGAAATCCGTTATATTGACTGGCTTGTAACAACACCGTTACTCCTTGTGAAATTTCCGCTTTTACTCGGGCTTAAAGGGAAGGCAAGCCGCACACTCCTTGCATCATTAATTATTGCTGACATCATTATGATTATTGCTGGTTATATCGGTGAATCCTCTATCAATATAGCAGGAGGCTTTACTCAGCTTGGACTCTGGAGTTATGTCATCGGCTGTATTGCCTGGCTGTATATTATTTATCTGCTGTTCACAAATGTGACGAAGGCTGCGATGGACAAGCCGGCGCCTATTCGAAAAGCGCTGCTGCAGATGCGTCTGTTCATCCTGATTGGCTGGGCAATTTATCCAATCGGCTATGCTGTCACACTGTTTGCATCAGGGGTGGAGGTTCAGCTGGTGCGTGAATTAATTTATAACTTTGCGGACTTGATCAACAAGGTTGGATTTGGACTCGTGGCATTCTTTGCAGTAAAAACCATGTCTGCTGTAAAGAAATCTCAGCTTTCATAA
- a CDS encoding glycoside hydrolase family 13 protein, protein MKKTWWKESVVYQVYWRSFYDSNGDGIGDLQGVLEKLDYIQKLGVDVIWLNPFYESPDRDNGYDISDYESVMEKAGDLETFKELLSAIHDRGMKVIMDLVVNHTSDQHPWFLESESSKDNAKRDWYIWREGKGDGPPNNWRSYFEPSSWTYNEATEDYYFHSFAKEQPDLNWKNDELRKEIFRMMRSWLDLGIDGFRMDVINLLAKQDGFPDADDPSHISYLADNPGIHDYLQEMNREVLSHYDVMTVGEIPFVTPETGLLYVHEDRNELNTLFHFQVADEMPVMDLKRYKEIQESWYKGTFEKGWNSQFLNNHDHTRQVTRYGNDGQYRVESAKLLGIMLHTLPGMPYIYQGEEIGMTGVRFDSIDDYNDIAMKNKYKEEVEKGRDPEEVFESLLLLSRDNSRTPMQWNANDNAGFTSGKPWIKINPNYREINVEKALEDPSSVFYTYQNLIELRKEHPVMTYGDYTDLSYGKDPLYLYTRSYEGVTWLVILNHSDDQLGVDIPERYAKKSARLIIGNYQVSNDERGHMPEQIRLQPHEARVYEIKENRVV, encoded by the coding sequence ATGAAAAAAACGTGGTGGAAAGAGTCAGTCGTATATCAGGTATACTGGCGCAGCTTTTATGACAGCAATGGGGATGGGATTGGTGATTTGCAAGGTGTGCTTGAGAAGCTTGATTACATACAAAAGCTTGGCGTGGATGTGATTTGGCTTAATCCGTTTTATGAATCACCGGATCGTGACAATGGCTACGATATTTCAGATTATGAGTCGGTGATGGAAAAGGCGGGGGATCTGGAGACGTTTAAGGAGTTGCTTTCTGCGATTCATGACCGGGGGATGAAGGTGATCATGGATCTCGTGGTGAATCATACGTCCGATCAGCATCCGTGGTTTCTTGAATCGGAATCGTCAAAGGACAATGCGAAGCGCGACTGGTATATCTGGCGTGAGGGTAAAGGAGACGGACCGCCGAATAACTGGCGCTCTTATTTTGAACCATCTTCATGGACGTATAATGAAGCGACAGAGGATTATTATTTTCATTCCTTCGCTAAAGAGCAGCCTGATTTGAACTGGAAAAACGATGAACTGCGCAAAGAGATTTTCCGCATGATGCGCTCATGGCTCGATCTTGGTATCGACGGCTTCCGTATGGATGTCATTAACCTGCTTGCGAAGCAGGACGGCTTCCCGGATGCTGATGACCCATCGCATATCAGCTATTTGGCGGATAACCCGGGTATTCACGATTATCTTCAGGAGATGAACCGCGAAGTACTGTCTCATTATGATGTGATGACGGTCGGAGAGATTCCGTTTGTGACTCCTGAGACAGGGCTTTTATACGTTCATGAAGACCGCAATGAACTGAATACGCTGTTTCATTTTCAGGTGGCGGATGAAATGCCTGTGATGGATCTGAAACGTTATAAAGAAATTCAGGAAAGCTGGTATAAGGGGACGTTTGAAAAAGGCTGGAATTCACAGTTTTTAAATAATCATGATCACACGAGACAGGTTACCCGCTATGGGAACGATGGTCAGTATCGCGTTGAGTCGGCGAAGCTGCTTGGTATTATGCTGCATACGCTGCCTGGCATGCCCTACATTTATCAGGGGGAAGAAATCGGTATGACGGGTGTGCGTTTTGACTCGATTGACGACTACAATGATATTGCGATGAAAAATAAGTATAAGGAAGAGGTCGAAAAAGGCCGTGATCCGGAGGAAGTGTTTGAGAGCCTGCTGCTGCTGAGCCGTGATAATTCACGAACGCCGATGCAATGGAATGCCAACGATAACGCCGGCTTTACTTCGGGAAAACCATGGATTAAGATCAATCCGAATTATAGAGAAATCAATGTAGAGAAAGCACTTGAAGACCCGAGTTCCGTTTTTTATACGTATCAGAATCTGATTGAACTCAGAAAAGAGCACCCTGTGATGACATATGGTGATTATACCGACTTGTCTTATGGAAAAGACCCTTTATATTTGTATACACGCAGCTATGAAGGTGTCACCTGGCTTGTGATACTGAATCATTCTGACGATCAGCTGGGTGTGGACATTCCGGAGCGTTATGCCAAAAAATCTGCCCGTCTGATCATCGGCAATTATCAGGTATCTAATGATGAGCGTGGTCATATGCCGGAGCAGATCAGGCTTCAGCCTCATGAAGCGAGAGTATATGAAATAAAAGAAAACCGAGTGGTCTAA
- a CDS encoding NUDIX domain-containing protein → MRIRNSAKAIIKKNDRILLTQHKDQEGFFYIFPGGGQEHGESLHEAVKRECLEETGYIVEPHDIIHIREYIGKNHEYADADSGVHQIEYYMECTAKEQPSLPTNPDSNQVDMQWVLIEKLHELRVYPKAIVDYLQHESKNRIYIGDVN, encoded by the coding sequence ATGCGAATTCGTAATTCAGCAAAAGCCATCATCAAAAAGAACGACAGAATTCTTCTGACACAACATAAGGATCAAGAAGGGTTTTTCTATATATTCCCTGGAGGTGGCCAAGAACACGGAGAGAGTCTGCATGAGGCCGTAAAGCGTGAATGTCTTGAGGAAACAGGATATATTGTGGAGCCTCACGACATTATCCATATCCGAGAATACATAGGAAAAAACCATGAGTACGCTGATGCTGATTCCGGCGTTCATCAGATTGAGTATTATATGGAATGTACAGCAAAGGAACAGCCCTCACTTCCAACTAACCCAGACAGCAACCAGGTTGATATGCAGTGGGTACTGATTGAAAAGCTTCACGAGCTGCGCGTGTATCCAAAAGCGATTGTAGATTATCTTCAACATGAATCTAAAAACCGGATTTATATAGGTGATGTGAATTAG
- a CDS encoding FAD-dependent oxidoreductase: MKIAVIGSTHAGTAAVTNMAQMYPDAEITVYERNDNVSFLSCGLALYVGGVVEDPKGLFYSSPEKLQSLGINVKMQHEVKEIDTENKQIEAVNLVTGEAVSDRYDKLVMSTGSWPVIPPIKGIRLENVLLAKNYNQANTIIEKSKDAKHVTIVGAGYIGVELVEAFEQAGKKVTLIDGVDRILNKYLDEEFTEQVEKAFTDRGVELRLGETVTRFEGSGSVEAVVTSGGRIETDLVIMCVGFRPNTDLLKGKVEMLENGAITVDEYMRTSNPDILAAGDCCAVKYNPTGKPAYIPLATNAVRMGTLVARNLVKPVMKNVGTQGTSGLHIYDLNMASTGLTETAAEAADIHVKSITINEKHRPDFMPTAENVMLKVSYDPETRKIAGAQVLSKADVTQSINTLSVCIQTGMTIDELGFVDFFFQPHFNQPWNFLNKAGLAAVAQ; encoded by the coding sequence ATGAAAATTGCAGTAATCGGAAGCACTCACGCCGGTACAGCGGCAGTAACGAATATGGCCCAGATGTATCCAGATGCAGAAATCACGGTTTATGAGCGAAATGACAACGTATCATTCTTATCCTGCGGTTTAGCATTGTATGTAGGCGGAGTGGTAGAAGATCCAAAAGGTCTGTTCTACTCTTCTCCTGAAAAACTGCAGTCATTAGGCATCAATGTGAAAATGCAGCACGAAGTTAAAGAAATCGATACTGAAAATAAACAGATTGAAGCAGTCAATCTCGTCACAGGCGAAGCCGTCTCAGACCGCTACGACAAGCTCGTCATGTCAACAGGTTCATGGCCGGTCATTCCGCCAATCAAAGGCATCCGTTTAGAAAATGTCCTGCTTGCTAAGAACTATAACCAGGCCAATACGATTATCGAAAAATCAAAAGACGCAAAACACGTAACAATCGTAGGCGCCGGATATATCGGTGTCGAGCTCGTTGAAGCATTTGAACAGGCAGGCAAAAAAGTAACACTTATTGACGGTGTTGACCGTATTTTGAATAAATATTTAGATGAAGAATTTACTGAGCAGGTAGAAAAAGCCTTTACTGATCGCGGCGTCGAGCTTCGTTTAGGTGAAACGGTCACACGGTTTGAAGGTTCCGGGTCTGTTGAAGCTGTTGTAACAAGCGGTGGACGTATTGAGACAGATCTTGTGATTATGTGTGTCGGATTCCGACCAAACACTGACCTGTTAAAAGGAAAAGTGGAGATGCTTGAAAATGGCGCAATTACAGTTGATGAATATATGCGCACAAGCAACCCGGATATTTTAGCTGCCGGTGACTGCTGTGCCGTGAAATATAACCCGACTGGAAAGCCAGCTTATATTCCACTGGCAACAAACGCTGTAAGAATGGGAACACTTGTCGCTCGCAACCTCGTGAAGCCAGTGATGAAAAACGTTGGTACACAAGGAACATCAGGACTGCACATCTATGACTTGAATATGGCCTCTACCGGATTAACGGAAACGGCCGCTGAAGCTGCGGACATTCATGTGAAAAGTATCACAATCAATGAAAAGCACCGCCCGGACTTTATGCCAACAGCAGAAAATGTCATGCTGAAGGTCAGCTATGATCCGGAAACACGCAAAATTGCCGGGGCTCAGGTGTTATCTAAAGCTGATGTGACGCAGTCTATTAACACATTAAGCGTATGTATCCAAACGGGCATGACGATCGATGAGCTCGGATTTGTCGACTTCTTCTTCCAGCCACACTTTAACCAGCCGTGGAACTTTCTGAATAAAGCAGGATTGGCTGCGGTGGCTCAGTAA
- a CDS encoding esterase/lipase family protein, whose translation MRKPLSMFLAFMLLLSMAMPSAAFAGGFKSPGDANLVPGTILMGATPAYVDPNKPVVVFVQGLTNDSTVWYTDNDMYNRAFQAGYQTAFVELYDSGGSPRSYWDNGAMLAGQLQQISNHYGGKKLVIVAYSKGGVDTQVALIHQGKYPLVSNVITLGSPHYGSELADLANSSSFGWLANLIGQNSAGTQSLQTGNMRYFRSITDNRFEVSQNRYLSLAGNRTGPIFSSYWYGSGFIDGPSDGVVSVASSKLPYATSLGVGNWNHGEVNKGSNVFSIFQPYLTQQRAASTFSAFNEVAATAEVTEPSMDVLVRGGQQDGLASESFYVESEAEKLVINWLSATQHDKVELTRPGKAVPETFNVTSVEDDTMFFKGAYHHTITIDQPEAGEWKAATVSDAPTAYALMVTFDSALNDQLVLEPEADKKNWNLKTQNGLAAKSNGKASVKAFADIGFVPGNGKDNKKLGQKMRIFKQSGNAIQLPSEEGSYNMTVEVEGTTPTGEKFQRTVIKSVFVDEKGNAY comes from the coding sequence ATGAGAAAACCGCTTTCCATGTTTCTTGCTTTTATGCTGCTCTTGTCAATGGCAATGCCTTCGGCTGCATTTGCTGGTGGATTTAAATCACCAGGCGATGCGAACCTCGTACCCGGAACGATTCTGATGGGGGCTACTCCGGCGTATGTTGATCCAAATAAACCCGTGGTTGTATTTGTTCAGGGACTGACAAATGATTCTACGGTCTGGTATACAGATAACGATATGTACAACCGTGCATTCCAGGCTGGTTATCAGACAGCTTTTGTTGAATTGTATGATTCAGGCGGCTCGCCGCGCAGCTACTGGGATAATGGTGCGATGCTTGCGGGTCAACTGCAGCAGATTTCAAACCATTACGGCGGGAAAAAACTTGTAATCGTAGCCTACAGTAAAGGTGGCGTCGATACGCAGGTGGCGCTGATTCACCAGGGGAAATACCCGCTCGTTTCCAATGTCATCACACTTGGCTCACCTCATTATGGCAGTGAGCTTGCGGATTTGGCCAACAGTTCATCATTTGGCTGGCTTGCAAATCTGATTGGGCAAAACAGCGCAGGCACGCAGAGTCTTCAGACTGGAAACATGCGCTACTTCCGTTCGATTACGGATAATCGTTTTGAAGTCAGTCAGAATCGTTACCTGAGCCTTGCCGGCAATCGTACTGGTCCGATTTTCAGCAGCTACTGGTATGGCAGCGGCTTTATTGACGGCCCGAGTGACGGTGTTGTTTCTGTAGCGAGTTCTAAGCTTCCGTACGCAACGAGTCTTGGGGTTGGCAACTGGAATCACGGAGAAGTGAACAAGGGAAGCAATGTATTCTCTATTTTCCAGCCTTACCTGACACAACAGCGGGCTGCTTCCACTTTCTCTGCATTTAACGAAGTGGCTGCAACAGCAGAAGTGACTGAGCCGTCGATGGATGTGCTCGTGCGTGGAGGACAGCAGGATGGACTTGCCTCTGAATCGTTTTATGTAGAAAGCGAAGCAGAAAAACTTGTGATCAACTGGCTGAGTGCAACGCAGCACGACAAAGTCGAACTGACTCGTCCAGGGAAAGCAGTGCCTGAAACGTTCAATGTTACATCCGTTGAGGATGACACGATGTTCTTTAAGGGAGCATATCATCACACCATTACGATCGATCAGCCGGAAGCGGGAGAGTGGAAGGCCGCAACGGTTTCAGATGCGCCAACTGCCTACGCGCTGATGGTCACTTTTGACTCTGCGCTAAATGACCAGCTCGTTCTTGAGCCTGAAGCTGATAAAAAGAACTGGAACCTTAAGACACAAAACGGACTGGCTGCAAAATCTAACGGAAAAGCCAGTGTGAAGGCGTTTGCTGACATCGGGTTTGTGCCGGGTAACGGTAAAGATAACAAAAAGCTCGGTCAAAAAATGCGTATATTTAAACAAAGCGGCAATGCTATTCAGCTGCCATCTGAAGAAGGAAGCTACAATATGACCGTTGAAGTTGAAGGAACAACGCCAACAGGTGAAAAGTTCCAGCGTACCGTGATTAAATCAGTATTTGTAGATGAAAAGGGTAACGCTTATTAA
- a CDS encoding class I SAM-dependent methyltransferase translates to MNPWDRRFSAEKYIYGTEPNEFLVYAQKKCQLHSAKVLTVAEGEGRNAVFLARKENEVEAWDYSAEGLAKVQRLAEQNRVEVKTRLVDLTQAEWKSESADAVINIFGHIDPAGRTDMLDGIKSTVKPGGYFISEVYSKHQLAYKTGGPPDMDYLYAAMEMLEEFSDWKLIHFFTGEVERYEGKLHNGLSHVVQVIAQKV, encoded by the coding sequence ATGAATCCGTGGGATCGCCGTTTTAGTGCGGAAAAATATATTTATGGGACGGAGCCGAATGAGTTTCTTGTGTATGCACAGAAGAAGTGTCAGCTTCATTCGGCAAAGGTGCTGACGGTGGCTGAGGGTGAGGGCAGGAATGCGGTGTTTCTTGCGCGTAAGGAAAATGAAGTGGAGGCATGGGATTATTCTGCGGAAGGTCTTGCTAAGGTTCAGCGTTTAGCAGAACAGAACCGGGTGGAGGTCAAAACCAGGCTGGTTGATTTAACTCAGGCTGAGTGGAAATCTGAATCAGCGGATGCGGTGATTAATATATTCGGTCATATTGATCCGGCGGGGAGAACAGATATGCTGGACGGTATTAAGAGTACAGTGAAGCCTGGAGGATACTTTATTTCAGAGGTGTATTCAAAGCATCAACTGGCGTATAAAACAGGTGGCCCTCCTGATATGGACTATTTATATGCAGCCATGGAGATGCTTGAGGAATTCAGTGACTGGAAGCTTATCCACTTTTTTACGGGAGAAGTGGAGCGGTATGAAGGTAAGCTGCATAACGGGTTGTCTCATGTTGTGCAGGTGATTGCGCAGAAAGTATAA
- a CDS encoding DMT family transporter: protein MIVGILLALLGGAFVCLQNTFNANVKKQVSVWSTTMLVLALGFLASFAAGLAFEGAALFVFDAEPWFWFSGIVGVGVVACVTQGVQSLGPSRAISLVMVSQIFFGLMWDTLGWFGLEKVPFTFQSFVGVLMISAGVLLFQLGPKLETASQKQRPAARSSLKANG, encoded by the coding sequence ATGATTGTTGGAATTTTACTTGCGCTGTTAGGTGGCGCATTTGTGTGCCTGCAAAACACATTTAACGCCAACGTCAAAAAGCAGGTAAGTGTCTGGTCGACCACGATGCTTGTGCTGGCACTCGGCTTTCTTGCTTCATTTGCAGCGGGGCTTGCCTTTGAAGGAGCAGCGTTATTTGTTTTTGATGCAGAGCCGTGGTTCTGGTTCAGTGGTATTGTTGGCGTGGGTGTCGTCGCATGTGTAACTCAGGGCGTTCAGTCACTGGGGCCAAGCCGGGCGATTTCGCTAGTGATGGTGTCACAAATCTTTTTTGGTTTGATGTGGGATACGCTGGGCTGGTTCGGACTCGAAAAGGTTCCGTTTACGTTCCAATCATTTGTCGGGGTGCTGATGATCAGCGCAGGTGTGCTGTTATTCCAGCTTGGACCGAAGCTTGAGACCGCGTCACAGAAACAGCGTCCTGCTGCTAGGAGCTCGCTCAAGGCAAATGGATAA